In Frondihabitans sp. PAMC 28766, a genomic segment contains:
- a CDS encoding MFS transporter, protein MSLEPESAEPPAPDRADAAAKGGLRGYTRLLAAPERRALFLAGLTARLPLAFVGFSVLFFVRSTSGSFAAAGLASGIATAAMAAVSPFFGRIADRRGQRGALLLAAVSHPAAVTLLIVAGALEAPLVVVCAGAALAGGSVAPIGAFMRARWSGMLAESQDPDAPVGSRPAGGSLQAAFSLEAIADELVWVFGPALAAFVAGAVNSSAGLILSGLTGVVGCLWLRRGGEVAVLDRAVPDHGPKHAFRPWRSRALVGVLLSSVAVGITFGVNDVTVVSWTTSIGAAEIAGLVLTAYSIGSVSGGFVMGLVPERWPSFRLLIAACAVFGLFWSILALSPTPYWLFPLGLFAGATITPFTISTNRVLHDEVAPQVFTEALSWASAFIVGAMALGNFVGGVVDQATGPGAGFGVVAITAPLAFVVVAVVRLTQRRGTRKRATRPAPRTQA, encoded by the coding sequence GTGAGCCTCGAGCCCGAGTCGGCCGAGCCGCCCGCGCCCGACCGGGCCGACGCCGCTGCGAAGGGCGGTCTCCGCGGCTACACCCGCCTGCTCGCTGCACCCGAGCGCCGTGCGCTCTTCCTCGCCGGCCTGACCGCTCGTCTGCCTCTGGCCTTCGTCGGCTTCAGTGTGCTGTTCTTCGTGCGTTCCACGTCGGGATCGTTCGCAGCCGCGGGGCTCGCCTCGGGCATCGCCACGGCGGCGATGGCGGCCGTCAGCCCGTTCTTCGGGAGGATCGCCGACCGCCGGGGGCAGAGGGGCGCCTTGCTGCTCGCGGCCGTCTCGCATCCTGCCGCCGTCACGCTGCTGATCGTCGCGGGCGCGCTCGAAGCACCGCTCGTGGTGGTCTGCGCGGGGGCCGCGCTCGCGGGCGGCTCGGTGGCGCCCATCGGGGCTTTCATGCGGGCGCGGTGGTCGGGAATGCTGGCTGAGTCACAGGATCCTGACGCGCCGGTGGGCTCGCGACCCGCAGGCGGCTCCCTCCAGGCCGCCTTCTCGCTCGAGGCCATCGCCGACGAGCTGGTGTGGGTGTTCGGCCCGGCCCTTGCGGCGTTCGTGGCGGGTGCCGTGAACTCGTCGGCGGGGCTGATCCTGTCGGGGCTGACCGGGGTGGTCGGCTGCCTGTGGCTGCGCCGAGGCGGCGAGGTGGCCGTGCTCGACCGGGCCGTGCCCGATCACGGGCCGAAGCACGCCTTCCGACCGTGGCGCTCGCGGGCTCTCGTCGGCGTGCTGCTCTCGAGCGTCGCCGTCGGCATCACGTTCGGCGTCAACGACGTCACGGTGGTCTCGTGGACGACGAGCATCGGCGCGGCCGAGATCGCCGGCCTCGTGCTCACCGCGTATTCGATCGGCAGCGTCTCGGGCGGCTTCGTGATGGGGCTCGTGCCCGAGCGCTGGCCGTCCTTCCGCCTCCTGATCGCGGCATGCGCGGTCTTCGGCCTGTTCTGGAGCATCCTGGCGCTCTCGCCGACTCCGTACTGGCTGTTCCCGCTCGGCCTGTTCGCCGGGGCGACCATCACGCCGTTCACCATCTCGACGAACCGTGTGCTGCACGACGAGGTGGCGCCCCAGGTCTTCACCGAAGCACTGTCGTGGGCGTCGGCCTTCATCGTGGGGGCCATGGCTCTGGGCAACTTCGTCGGCGGCGTGGTCGATCAGGCGACCGGGCCGGGCGCAGGATTCGGGGTGGTCGCGATCACCGCGCCCCTCGCGTTCGTCGTCGTGGCCGTCGTCCGCCTCACGCAGCGCCGGGGGACAAGAAAGCGCGCGACCCGCCCCGCCCCGCGTACACAGGCGTGA
- a CDS encoding FMN-dependent NADH-azoreductase: MPSLLHLDSSADLHGSRSRAITASFTDAWRSLGDDHTVVYRDLHREQLPHLSNADLHFPAALRPEGSQVDPAQEALQHEIIAQLLAADVLLIGVPLYNYSMPSTLKAWVDYIHVPSVTAPFGADMTQPMKGRPAVLVSTRGGVYDQGTPTEFDDHALPALTLILQGALGMQVETIVDTRTLTERFGGPAEEVARQHAELEAAHAAAAAGARRLG; the protein is encoded by the coding sequence ATGCCCAGCCTTCTGCACCTCGACTCGTCCGCCGACCTCCACGGCTCCCGTTCGCGCGCCATCACGGCGAGCTTCACCGACGCCTGGCGCTCGCTCGGCGACGACCACACGGTCGTGTATCGCGACCTCCACCGCGAGCAGCTGCCGCACCTGTCGAACGCCGACCTGCACTTCCCCGCGGCGCTCCGCCCCGAGGGGTCGCAGGTCGACCCGGCGCAGGAGGCCCTGCAGCACGAGATCATCGCCCAGCTGCTCGCCGCCGACGTGCTGCTGATCGGGGTGCCGCTCTACAACTACTCGATGCCGTCGACTCTGAAGGCCTGGGTCGACTACATCCACGTGCCGAGCGTGACCGCACCCTTCGGCGCCGACATGACGCAGCCGATGAAGGGCAGGCCCGCCGTGCTCGTGTCGACGCGCGGCGGCGTGTACGACCAGGGCACGCCGACCGAGTTCGACGACCACGCGCTGCCGGCCCTGACCCTGATCCTGCAGGGCGCCCTCGGCATGCAGGTCGAGACGATCGTCGACACCCGCACCCTGACCGAGCGCTTCGGCGGCCCCGCCGAAGAGGTCGCGCGCCAGCACGCCGAGCTCGAGGCGGCCCACGCCGCTGCTGCCGCCGGTGCGCGCCGCCTCGGCTGA
- a CDS encoding aldo/keto reductase, whose translation MEQRRLGRTAREVSVIGLGTWQLGGDWGDVSEQAAFAVLDASSEAGVTFFDTADVYGDGRSEKTIGQWRKSNEDAPLTVATKMGRREPQDPENYSRANFIQWVDRSRRNLGQDTLDLVQLHCPPTAVFESDAVYDALDELVQREAIAAYGVSVEETAQALTAIERPNLATVQIILNAFRLKPLDEVLPAAVEAGVGIIARVPLASGLLSGKYTAETQFAPNDHRSFNRHGEAFDQGETFSGVDFEQGVEAAKAFAELAPEGVSTAQAALKWIVEQPGVSTVIPGARNVEQARANAEAGDVPDLGEEFHDRAERLYDRYFRRAVHSRW comes from the coding sequence ATGGAACAACGACGTCTCGGCCGCACCGCTCGCGAAGTCTCAGTGATCGGGCTCGGCACCTGGCAGCTGGGCGGCGACTGGGGCGACGTCAGCGAGCAGGCCGCGTTCGCCGTGCTCGACGCGAGCTCGGAGGCGGGCGTCACCTTCTTCGACACCGCCGACGTGTACGGCGACGGCCGCAGCGAGAAGACGATCGGGCAGTGGCGCAAGAGCAATGAGGACGCCCCGCTGACGGTCGCGACCAAGATGGGCCGTCGCGAGCCCCAGGATCCCGAGAATTACAGCCGCGCGAACTTCATCCAGTGGGTCGACCGGTCGCGTCGCAATCTCGGCCAGGACACTCTCGACCTCGTCCAGCTGCACTGCCCGCCCACCGCCGTGTTCGAGAGCGACGCGGTCTACGACGCCCTCGACGAGCTCGTGCAGCGCGAAGCGATCGCCGCCTACGGGGTGAGCGTCGAGGAGACCGCCCAGGCGTTGACTGCGATCGAGCGGCCGAACCTCGCGACCGTGCAGATCATCCTGAACGCCTTCCGCCTCAAGCCGCTCGACGAGGTACTGCCCGCAGCCGTCGAAGCGGGAGTCGGCATCATCGCGCGCGTGCCGCTCGCCAGCGGTCTGCTGAGCGGCAAGTACACCGCCGAGACGCAGTTCGCGCCCAACGACCACCGCTCGTTCAACCGCCACGGTGAGGCCTTCGACCAGGGCGAGACGTTCTCGGGCGTCGACTTCGAGCAGGGGGTCGAGGCGGCGAAGGCCTTCGCCGAGCTCGCGCCCGAGGGGGTCAGCACCGCGCAGGCGGCCCTCAAGTGGATCGTCGAGCAGCCAGGTGTATCGACCGTGATCCCTGGGGCGCGCAACGTCGAGCAGGCCCGCGCCAACGCCGAAGCCGGTGACGTGCCCGACCTGGGCGAAGAGTTCCACGACCGCGCCGAGCGCCTGTACGACCGGTACTTCCGCAGGGCCGTCCACTCGCGCTGGTGA